The following are encoded together in the Zingiber officinale cultivar Zhangliang chromosome 8A, Zo_v1.1, whole genome shotgun sequence genome:
- the LOC122009460 gene encoding transcription factor HEC2-like: MDLDYGTNAQMDLERVMMEKLREFSQTPVLHSHPLGYSGALHPELLNTGGASSSEMQMLLSSPAGGLCERPSVADMREMIFRMAALQPIQIDPESVKPPKRRNVRISKDPQSVAARHRRERISERIRILQQLVPGGTKMDTASMLDEAIHYMKFLKSQVQSLEQAAATSRSTGPVAATCFPSGGSPHGSYACFEAPDLGAQYLLNNFSDIC, from the coding sequence ATGGATTTGGACTACGGAACAAATGCCCAGATGGATTTGGAGAGGGTGATGATGGAGAAGCTAAGGGAATTCTCACAAACACCCGTCCTGCACTCCCATCCACTTGGCTACTCCGGCGCCCTCCACCCAGAGCTCCTCAACACTGGAGGGGCCTCTTCTTCAGAGATGCAGATGCTGCTGAGCTCTCCGGCGGGCGGCCTCTGCGAAAGGCCATCTGTGGCAGACATGAGGGAGATGATATTCCGCATGGCCGCGCTGCAGCCCATCCAGATCGATCCCGAGTCAGTGAAGCCGCCGAAGCGGCGGAACGTGAGGATATCGAAGGACCCGCAGAGCGTGGCCGCCCGCCACCGGCGGGAGCGGATCAGCGAGCGGATAAGGATCCTGCAGCAGCTGGTGCCCGGGGGGACCAAGATGGACACGGCGTCGATGCTGGACGAGGCCATCCACTACATGAAGTTCCTGAAGAGCCAGGTGCAGTCGCTGGAGCAGGCGGCAGCCACCAGCCGCTCCACTGGGCCTGTCGCCGCCACATGCTTCCCTAGTGGAGGATCACCCCACGGGAGCTACGCCTGCTTCGAGGCCCCGGATTTGGGAGCCCAATACCTCCTGAATAATTTCTCCGATATTTGCTGA